From the genome of Nicotiana sylvestris chromosome 1, ASM39365v2, whole genome shotgun sequence:
atttaagtgttaaagtagagtaaacacgactgagttatgaaaatagtagaatatagcatgactgagttcaagtataaagtcaaaacagtgaggaaatatcagtaaaaatcccctaagggttcaaatagttggcatgaggcccaaatcgGCCTTCACTCGCATCGAAtgtatccaaaattagaatcacgatgtcaaaatatgttaagggaacgaagcctatgcgaaaataatcaatatacaacacaaattccgaaattaccaaaacccgacccccaggcccatgtctcgaaattcgaGGAAATTCACATCGGTAggttccttatcttcccacgagttcatacatatcaaaagtaccaaaatccaaccacaagtGGTCCATCAAAACCTCAAGTCTAGgtttccaataccaagccctagtttccccaattttaacccttaaattccattaattacagccCTAATCCGTAAAATAATACCTTAGGAACGAGTTTAGGTCCAAactccttacctcaatgaagttcccttgaaatccttcttcaaaatcgtccaaaaagctccaaagccgacttagaaatggtggaatagctcaaaaaacgcgaaggaaacaatttatatgttctagcccagggatttcgcatcttCGGTCAAATTCTCGCTTTTGTGGTATCGCTTTTGTGGTCAAGACCATCGCATCTGTGGTCCTCACTTAAGTCctcattttcgcatctgcgattcACTATCCGcatctgcgccatcgcaggtgcggttctccaaccgcttctgcggtttctgccTCCCTAGCTCCTTTGCGCTTCTGCGGCCCCCTTTtatcgcatctgcggcatcgcacctacggttcccaatccgcaggtgcggaaaatatagaagcagaaaatctgcagcttcaccacaaattccaaactctctgtcaaccatccgtaatcaccccgaggcccccaggacctcaaccaaaagcaaaaacatatcccataaccttattcacacttatatcaatcttcaaaacaccttaaacaacatcgaatcaaccaaaacacgtcagattcaagcctaagcctccaaaaatcttccgaattacgtttttgatcaaaaacccaaccaaaccacgtccaaatgacctgaaattttgcacatacatcccaaaggacacaacggaactaatgagactctcggaattccattttaacccctatatcaaaatctcacatatcaaccgaaaaacgccaaaaatccaattttgctaATTCATGTCTAAatatactccggacctccaaaacacattcttatcgcgctcctaagtcccaaatcacctctcgaagctatccaaaccatcggaactcacatccgagccctctaacacataagaaaacattcggttgacttttccaacttaagcttcctcaaaagagactaagtgtctcaaaccttaccaaatcattTCTAAGCCCGAGACAACCAACACGATAACATATAGAActaatagacaaagcaataagaagaataaaagggagaaaacagagtggtaactcatgagacgactggccgagtcatCACAGAACTAGTTCTAACTCAAATATTTGGTTAGAAAATTATGAACTTTGTACATAATTAGATTAGATTTTGCTCATTCTCATACTTTCATAAGTATACAATTGTGCCATGTGCTAATATGACTCGTTTATCTCTAATGATATTATCGCTATTTTCTTGGGAAATTCAGGTTTACACAAGAGATTTTTCAATGAAGAACCCAGTTCATCAAGATTATTTGGTACGTATTCTCTACTATGCTTAGTATGAAATAATTATATTTAGATCATGTTTAATAAAAGATTCCCATTCAATATCAAACCCCACTGTACTTATACATTACAAAAATGGACCAGTTTGTTCAAAAGAGGAGTCCAAACTGCATTAAATGTCTAGATTGTAGGGAACCTTTCCAATGTCTTGTCAAACAGGAAttcagtttgattagacttctgAGAGACTGTCGCTACCCAATTAAACACTCCTCTTTAAATTGATTAGGCTTAGTGTATTATTCACTTAAACTTTTTAAGTCGTTAATCTACTCTTCATCTTTTCTCATCTTCGAAACACACTTAAACTTTCTTTTCTTACTTCCAAGCACAGAAATGGATAACACCTCTGATAATCCCTCTTCACAACCCAAGGAAACCTTACCCACACCATATGATACACCTTCAACTACTCCCATCTCTAATAAAGGAAGGGTAAAAATGATGGCTCGCAAGGTTGTTGTTGGTGGAGAGCAAATTAATAAAATCAATGAAAATTTGAAAGCAAATAGGGAAGAAGAACCCCAAAAATCTGATGAGTCATTCAAATCTACAACTAAGGGGGAAGAAACAGTTCCTTCTGAGTCTGAACAGGTAACGTCTAGCCCCAAAGTTAAtcttgaaactatttttgtggtTGCTATGAATTTGAAGAATACGTTTGTTCTTGTAGTATATATGCCAGGTGTTGAAAGTACTAAGTCTGGAAAGGTGGgtggtaaaaataaaaagagaaaagataaagagagagaggGTTATCGACGTACTGTAAGGGGAATGGGAAAAGGAGTGACTGAATCTTTACGCACTCCTGTTGGTCTAACTAAAGAGTCAGGTGCTATGGTAGTTTAGGGTGAGGAATTTGTTGAAATAGAGGAGAGTCTGAGAAAACTAGAGGGAAGTGGGTCTGGAGAAGTTGCTGAGGGGCTGGTTGAACTAGGGAAAATGTAGATAAACCTGTTCCATCTGAACATGAGACCCTCACAGACCTACTGAAAAGAGTGATTGAAAGCTACTATCCaaagaagaaacgaagtctaggaGTTAAAACCCCTGGAACCACTAGAGCCAACAAAAAAAGGAAGGCTGTTTCTTCTATCCCTGTAGAAATTCCTCCCACAAAAGGAAGATCTGCTAGGAGTTAGAAGAAGCAGAGTGAGGCTGAACTGGACAAAGCCTTAGAAGAAAGTAAATGAAAAGTTGCTACTAAGGGCAAGAAGAAGATGGTTGAGCCTGTTGAGGCTGTTTAAATTGATGAGATAGACCTGGTCCTTCAAGATGAAGATGAGATAGAACAAGTGGAGACTGTGACTCCAAAAGCTAAGATAGGCAAGACTTCTACAAAGAAGTCTACTTCAAATACAAAGTCTATTGTTCCATCCACTTTGTCTAAAAGAACCAGGTTTTCTATGAAATCAAGAAAGGTAAAAATGGTGGAGGAAGATGAAcagagtggagaagaagaagaaaaagatgaagaagaagaagaagaagaatccgATGTTGAGAAGGACAAGATGGTTAAGTTTGGGAAGAGAACCATCTTGAAATGTAGgctccttatcttcccacgagttcatacatatcaaaagtaccaaaatccaaccacaaatggtcCATCAAaacctcaagtctaggtctccaataccaagccctagtttccccaattttaacccttaaattccattaattacagctctaatccgtaaaataataccataggaacgagtttagGTCCAAactccttacctcaatgaagttcccttgaaatccttcttcaaaatcgtccaaaaagctccaaagccgacttagaaatggtggaatagctcaaaaaacgcgaaggaaataatttatatgtTCTAGCCCAGGGATTTTGCATCTTCGGTCAAATTCTCGCTTTTGTGGTATCGCTTCTGTGGTCAAGACCATCGCATCTATGGTCCTCGCTTAAGTCCTCATTTTCGCATCTTCGATTCActatccgcacctgcgccatcgcaggtgcggttctccaaccacttctgcggtttcTGCCTCCCTAGCTCCTTTGCGCTTCTGCGGCCCCCTTTtatcgcatctgcggcatcgcacctgcggttcccaatccgcaggtgcggaaacaatagaagcagaaaatctgcagcttcaccacaaattccaaactctccgtcaaccatccgtaatcaccccgaggcccccaggacctcaaccaaaagcaaaaacatatcccataaccttattcaaatttatatcaatcttcaaaacaccttaaacaacatcgaatcaaccaaaacacgtcagattcaagcctaagcctccaaaaatcttccgaattacgtttttgatcaaaaacccaaccaaaccacgtccaaataacctgaaattttgcacatacatcccaaaggacacaacggaactaatgagactctcggaattccattttgacccctatatcaaaatctcacgtatcaaccgaaaaacgccaaaaatccaattttgctaattcaagcctaaatatactccggacctccaaaacacattcttatcacgctcctaagtcccaaatcacctctcgaagctatcaaaaccatcggaactcacatccgatccctctacaCATAAgacaacattcggttgacttttccaacttaagcttcctcaaaaaagactaagtgtctcaaaccttaccaaatcctttctaaGCCCGAGCCAACCAACACGATCACATATATAActaatagacaaagcaataagaagcataaaagggagaaaacagagtggtaactcatgagacgactggccgagtcatCACAGAACCAGTTCTAACTCAAAAATTTGGTTAGAAAATTATGAACTTTGTACATAATTAGATTAGATTTTGCTCATTCTCATACATTCATAAGTATACTCTTGTACCATGTGCTAATATGACTCGTTTATCTCTAATGATAttatcactattttcttgggAAATTCAGGTTTACACAAGAGATTTTTCAATGAAGAACCCAGTTCATCAAGATTATTTGGTACGTATTATCTACTCTGCATAGTTtgaaataattatatttatatcaTGTTTAAGAAAAGATACCCATTCAATATCAAACCCCACTGTACTTATACATTACAAAAATGGACCAGTTTGTTCAAAAGAGGAGTCCAAACTGCATTAAAAGCCTAGATTGTAGGGAACCTTTCCAATGTCTTGTCAAACAGGAAttcagtttgattagacttctgAGAGACTGTCGCTACCCAATTAAACACTCCTCTTTAAATTGATTAGGCTTAGTGTATTATTCACTTAAACTTTTTAAGTCGTTAATCTACTCTTCATCTTTTCTCATCTTCGAAACACACTTAAACTTTCTTTTCTTACTTCCAAGCACAGAAATGGATAAAACCTCTGATAATCCCTCTTCACCACCCAAGGAAACCTTACCCACACCATATGATACACCTTCAACTACTCCCATCTCTAATAAAGGAAGGGTAAAAATGATGGCTCGCAAGGTTGTTGTTGGTGGAGAGCAAATTAATAAAATCAATGAAAATTTGAAAGCAAATAGGGAAGAAGAACCCCAAAAATCTGATGAGTCATTCAAATCTACAACTAAGGGGGAAGAAACAGTTCCTTCTGAGTGTGAACAGGTAACGTATAGCCCCAAAGTTAATCTTGAAACTTTTTTTGTGGTTGCTATGAATTTGAAGAATACGTTTGTTCTTGTAGGATATATGCCAGGTGTTGAAAGTACTAAGTCTGGAAAGGTGGgtggtaaaaataaaaagagaaaagataaagagagagaggGTTATTGATGTACTATAAGGGGAATGGGAAAAGGAGTGACTGAATCTTTACGCACTCCTGTTGGTCTAACTAAAGAGTCAGGTGCTATGGTAGTTTAGGGTGAGGAATTTGTTGAAATAGAGGAGAGTCTGAGAAAAATAGAGGGAAGTGGGTCTGGAGAAGTTGCTGAGGGGCTGGTTCAACTAGGGAAAATGTAGATGAACCTGTTCCATCTGAACAGGAGACCCTCACAGACCTACTGAAAAGAGTGATTGAAAGCTACAATCCaaagaagaaacgaagtctaagAGTTAAAACCCCTGGCACCACTAGAGCCAACAAGAAAAGGAAGGTTGTTTCTTCTATCCCTGTAGAAATCCTCCCACAAAAGGAAGATCTGCTAGG
Proteins encoded in this window:
- the LOC138872678 gene encoding uncharacterized protein; its protein translation is MDNTSDNPSSQPKETLPTPYDTPSTTPISNKGRVKMMARKVVVGGEQINKINENLKANREEEPQKSDESFKSTTKGEETVPSESEQVTSSPKVNLETIFVVAMNLKNTFVLVVYMPGVESTKSGKVGGKNKKRKDKEREGYRRTVRGMGKGVTESLRTPVGLTKESDKPVPSEHETLTDLLKRVIESYYPKKKRSLGVKTPGTTRANKKRKAVSSIPVEIPPTKGRSARNLVLQDEDEIEQVETVTPKAKIGKTSTKKSTSNTKSIVPSTLSKRTRFSMKSRKVKMVEEDEQSGEEEEKDEEEEEEESDVEKDKMVKFGKRTILKCLHKRFFNEEPSSSRLFEMDKTSDNPSSPPKETLPTPYDTPSTTPISNKGRVKMMARKVVVGGEQINKINENLKANREEEPQKSDESFKSTTKGEETVPSECEQVTYSPKVNLETFFVVAMNLKNTFVLVGYMPGVESTKSGKETLTDLLKRVIESYNPKKKRSLRVKTPGTTRANKKRKVVSSIPVEILPQKEDLLGVRRSRVRLNWTKP